A segment of the Ipomoea triloba cultivar NCNSP0323 chromosome 1, ASM357664v1 genome:
GCATTGAGCAAATTTCAACTCCTTTAAGGGTAATTGCATCAATAACTAAATTGTAGTTTTAACTATCAAACTGGATTCAGTTGAATTACACCCCTATCACCAACTATAAAGTTGGGACAACCATGAATGTTATTCATTAGCAGTTCTGCAAAAACAAAGCACATATTGAAATAGCAAAGGCTTGATTAAACATCAGAACTCAACTTTTGCTATAATTCTCAGAATAATTAAAAAGGTTAAGATTTCTCATATCACTAATGCAAGTGTCTCAATGCCATAGCATTTTACTACAATAATCTAACAGAAATCTCCAAGAAAGGTCAGTGAACAAAAAGTTTAATAAAATCCCAACTCACAGAAgaataccaggtaatatgaaCCAACAGAGAAACACGACTAGGCTGTCTACACATTTGATGAGGTACCAACCCTCAATTTCGTTCATATTAATCAATCTGAATCAGCAGACACGTCTCCATAAGAAACCAAGCCGCCCTTTGCAGGGGGGCTCCTGGATGGCGATATTGACTTCTCCTTGTTCCTCAACCTTGGAGATTGTGATCCATTAGATGACCTTGACTCTGACCGGCTCCTGCTCCTGCTTTGAGAGGGCAACCTCTGCCTCTCGACTCGTGGCGATGCACGATACCTTTCCACAGGAGATGGACTACGAATAGGATTCCGGCTATCACGCCGAGAACGGTAGCGTATTGGACTGCGTGATACACTGTAAGACCTGCTTCTTCTGCTTCTGTATCTGCAAGTGTTCCTTGATACGATGAATATTCCTATGTACGAGGACTCTTAAGAAGCAAAGAGTAAACTAAAAATGGTTGGAGGCTAGAAATAAGCCAGTTTAcaagaaatattatatattcaaaaataaagtGTATGACTATGCAGCAAGCCCGCACTGCCCTAGAGACATAGTGGAGAGAAGCAACTAATATAGTTGCTTGCAATTCAATcagtcagtatatatatatatatatatatatatttgatgtgACTGATGATTTGTATAAAAAGGTTGCCAATAATAGAAATGTGTAGACAAAATATGAAATCCAAAATATCATACAAACCTAGGAGGAGTTCTTCCTCTTGGTGGACTCCTGTAGCGCCTGGGGGACCGTCTGTAACTTGAATATCTATGAAGGCAGAATTGGAGgtaggaaaaaataaaataaaatcagaaCATTAACAAATTCATCTTCTAGTCAAGAAGTTCGTAATTAAAAGCCTCATTTTTACCTATCACGGTCACTGCGCTGATAGCGGTATGACCTCACTGGAGATCGATCAGGAGAACGACTCCTGTATCTACGTGCATAAGAGTACCGCTCACTGAAGCCTCTCCCCCTTCTTATGCGTTTGGGAGATCCACCAACAGGACTTCTAGAAGAGCTCCTACCATGATCAGAGATTGGTGACCTTCCCCTTCGACCAACACTTACAGGACTCGGACTCCTTGAGTAGCTTCGGCGATTATTCCTACTAGGACCCCTACCTAGACTTGGATTAGGACTTCTAGAAGGAGCCCTACCTGAGCTTCTACTAATACTCCTTCGAGCAGACCTAACAGGACTTCTGCTAAAACTCCTCCGATCAGATCTAACAGGACTTCTGCTCACACTTTTCCGAGATGGCCTAACAGGGCTTCTGCTAGCACTCCTACGAGAAGGCCTAACAGGGCTTCTGCTCACACTCCTCTGAGAAGATCTAACTGGACTTCGACTTGCCGACTTCCAAGATTTCCTTGAAGAGATTCTAGGTGGGCTGCGGACACTTCTAGGAGGCGAGGCTGAAGGACTTCTGGTTCTGCCTCTTTGAGAGTTGGCTCTGACTGGACTCCCACTTACACTTCTGCCTCTAACTGGACTTTGACTAAGACTTCTAGCTGGACTCTTGCTGCTTCCACTTCTCAATCGGCCAGTACTCCTCTCTGAGACGCGATGTGGGCTTTCGTTGATACTTGCACTCCTGCTTGGACTCCGTTTTGGGCCAGCACTGGTACTCCTCACACTGTGTTTTGGGCCAACACTTGGGTCTCTGTTTAAACTCCTGGGGCTTATGCTCATGCTTTTACTCAGAGATCTTCTAGGACTAGGGCTTCGACTCCTGTTTATCAACTTCCAATATAATGGCCATTCTGGGAGGATTTGtaagcaaaagaaaaagaatatgtGCAAGAAGAAATGGAAGCAAACCTAGATTTCCCTGGATGATCATCCACCACATCAGGTTGTCTATCCTGATGACTCTGATCATTATTTTTATGCCCACCGTTTTCCTTGAGGATATCACCTTCTTCCCTCTCAAATATGTCATTGGAATCTCCCTTCTTATGAACAGAAACAGCTTCCCGATCCTCAACAAGAGATTGATTTCCATCTGCAGAAGATTAGCAATGCAATTACATCATCAAGATATCCAAGAATAGGTAACTAAACGGGCAAAAGTTGTGAAAACTACAGAGCAACATTCGTATCCAaggtattattatatatgcaaaATAGTCCTAGAAATGAGGTTATAAAAAATTGGAAGGAATAACAGAAAATTAGAACTATAAGACATTTATCTTTAGCATGATCAATGTTAATTTACAGTCAATAACATCAATGAAGACCACGttattggaaatttggaatttAAAACATCCAATAACTGTGAACAATGATTCAGTTGATGGAATTTTTTGCGAAATAGGGTGTGTACCTCAGTTTAAATACCATAGGTGTTTTACCCAATCAAATATGCATTTGCATTGTCTAATTTCTGCCAAAATAATTAGCACCACTATTCAAATTTGTTCTGTTTTACAAGTACTTCTAAAACTATTCTTTCAGATTCTAGTTATCATATCTAAATCactaatattaactattaaatcagtctcatttcatttattttaccAAAACAAAGAAGAATGGAGATCTCATTGGAATCACAAAAAATATGCTTCCATCcttctaatataatttctatcatGACCTTCAGGttaaatttagtttattttaGTCGTGTTTGACACCTTGATGTAATCTAGTTTGCAAGATCAATCCAAAACCAAATAAGCCAATTCACAGATCCAGTAGATTCTAAATATCATTAACTGGCGCagacattttatggaaaatatataattgtcagCCAAAATGTAAACGTGTTAAAGTTTAAGGAGAAATTGTTAAATACCCATTTTCTTTCCTGGGATTTTATTCCTCCCATCCAATCCTTTAACTCCATCATCGTTTTCAGAACTATTTTCGGTGTCACTATCAGAAAGGCTTTCTGATGATCTGAAATAAACAAGAGAAAGAAACACAAGCATATAAAAGTTAAACTTCTTGGATAATACCAAACCACAACATGAAAAGAGAACCAGAAACAATCAACTTAAGTTATGCAATATATACAGCATTTTAGcatttatatagttatattaaaaaacaaaaataataaaataaaataacataaaaacatTGGCATCACAATATGTCCCCAGAAGGTATGCATTAAGCAGAAAGTTTTGAAAGCCAACACATATTGACCAAAGCCAGCATCAAATTTGGGCAGGAAGAGActgttaattaatgatgtattGAAATGTAAACTACATATAAAAACACCAAGACTAAAAACAGATTCGGTGCC
Coding sequences within it:
- the LOC116024070 gene encoding peptidyl-prolyl cis-trans isomerase CYP95-like isoform X3: MAIADRDTRGSLFTLTFSANHNLDRKYVVFGKLLKGHDVLKKIENVGNEEGKPDVMVKIIDSGEFPKDVRNLNKLKLGKVASTLNNHETYRKRKQKKSYQDRRKKKVRYYTSESDSSTDSETESSESDSSTDAGDLSYTSTSTSTETSSSGDDKRRKRKRSKRDKHKHGKRRDHRSEKSRRRRDKKLRRRSRRSSESLSDSDTENSSENDDGVKGLDGRNKIPGKKMDGNQSLVEDREAVSVHKKGDSNDIFEREEGDILKENGGHKNNDQSHQDRQPDVVDDHPGKSRSRSPSPRRSLSKSMSISPRSLNRDPSVGPKHSVRSTSAGPKRSPSRSASINESPHRVSERSTGRLRSGSSKSPARSLSQSPVRGRSVSGSPVRANSQRGRTRSPSASPPRSVRSPPRISSRKSWKSASRSPVRSSQRSVSRSPVRPSRRSASRSPVRPSRKSVSRSPVRSDRRSFSRSPVRSARRSISRSSGRAPSRSPNPSLGRGPSRNNRRSYSRSPSPVSVGRRGRSPISDHGRSSSRSPVGGSPKRIRRGRGFSERYSYARRYRSRSPDRSPVRSYRYQRSDRDRYSSYRRSPRRYRSPPRGRTPPRYRSRRSRSYSVSRSPIRYRSRRDSRNPIRSPSPVERYRASPRVERQRLPSQSRSRSRSESRSSNGSQSPRLRNKEKSISPSRSPPAKGGLVSYGDVSADSD
- the LOC116024070 gene encoding peptidyl-prolyl cis-trans isomerase CYP95-like isoform X1; protein product: MGRTKPLVFLDVCIDGYPQRRMIFELFTDVAPKTAENFRALCTGEKGISDRTGKPLHYKGTLFHRIVKGSMAQAGDFLRQDGNHGESIYGTKFPDEPPKLKHDAPGLLSMAIADRDTRGSLFTLTFSANHNLDRKYVVFGKLLKGHDVLKKIENVGNEEGKPDVMVKIIDSGEFPKDVRNLNKLKLGKVASTLNNHETYRKRKQKKSYQDRRKKKVRYYTSESDSSTDSETESSESDSSTDAGDLSYTSTSTSTETSSSGDDKRRKRKRSKRDKHKHGKRRDHRSEKSRRRRDKKLRRRSRRSSESLSDSDTENSSENDDGVKGLDGRNKIPGKKMDGNQSLVEDREAVSVHKKGDSNDIFEREEGDILKENGGHKNNDQSHQDRQPDVVDDHPGKSRSRSPSPRRSLSKSMSISPRSLNRDPSVGPKHSVRSTSAGPKRSPSRSASINESPHRVSERSTGRLRSGSSKSPARSLSQSPVRGRSVSGSPVRANSQRGRTRSPSASPPRSVRSPPRISSRKSWKSASRSPVRSSQRSVSRSPVRPSRRSASRSPVRPSRKSVSRSPVRSDRRSFSRSPVRSARRSISRSSGRAPSRSPNPSLGRGPSRNNRRSYSRSPSPVSVGRRGRSPISDHGRSSSRSPVGGSPKRIRRGRGFSERYSYARRYRSRSPDRSPVRSYRYQRSDRDRYSSYRRSPRRYRSPPRGRTPPRYRSRRSRSYSVSRSPIRYRSRRDSRNPIRSPSPVERYRASPRVERQRLPSQSRSRSRSESRSSNGSQSPRLRNKEKSISPSRSPPAKGGLVSYGDVSADSD
- the LOC116024070 gene encoding peptidyl-prolyl cis-trans isomerase CYP95-like isoform X2, with the translated sequence MGRTKPLVFLDVCIDGYPQRRMIFELFTDVAPKTAENFRALCTGEKGISDRTGKPLHYKGTLFHRIVKGSMAQAGDFLRQDGNHGESIYGTKFPDEPPKLKHDAPGLLSMAIADRDTRGSLFTLTFSANHNLDRKYVVFGKLLKGHDVLKKIENVGNEEGKPDVMVKIIDSGEFPKDVRNLNKLKLGKVASTLNNHETYRKRKQKKSYQDRRKKKVRYYTSESDSSTDSETESSESDSSTDAGDLSYTSTSTSTETSSSGDDKRRKRKRSKRDKHKHGKRRDHRSEKSRRRRDKKLRRRSRRSSESLSDSDTENSSENDDGVKGLDGRNKIPGKKMDGNQSLVEDREAVSVHKKGDSNDIFEREEGDILKENGGHKNNDQSHQDRQPDVVDDHPGKSRSRSPSPRRSLSKSMSISPRSLNRDPSVGPKHSVRSTSAGPKRSPSRSASINESPHRVSERSTGRLRSGSSKSPARSLSQSPVRANSQRGRTRSPSASPPRSVRSPPRISSRKSWKSASRSPVRSSQRSVSRSPVRPSRRSASRSPVRPSRKSVSRSPVRSDRRSFSRSPVRSARRSISRSSGRAPSRSPNPSLGRGPSRNNRRSYSRSPSPVSVGRRGRSPISDHGRSSSRSPVGGSPKRIRRGRGFSERYSYARRYRSRSPDRSPVRSYRYQRSDRDRYSSYRRSPRRYRSPPRGRTPPRYRSRRSRSYSVSRSPIRYRSRRDSRNPIRSPSPVERYRASPRVERQRLPSQSRSRSRSESRSSNGSQSPRLRNKEKSISPSRSPPAKGGLVSYGDVSADSD